One Yimella lutea DNA window includes the following coding sequences:
- a CDS encoding zinc ribbon domain-containing protein: protein MKADLAKQWRMLDLQALDTRLTQLAHKKRTLPVLAEIEKATKQQDELFEEVVLARTAAQDVEREITKAEDAVQLVRDRAARNQQRLDAGQGSPKDLQGMQHELQTLARRQAELEDEEIAVMERAEELRAVLARREAQKAELDEKIVSLANDRDQAIAEIDEESNSVAAQRDQIAPGLGTDLLGLYEKVREQCGGLAAAALTQRRCGGCGLELNATELAKFKNAPEDEILRCEDCRRIVVRTSESGL from the coding sequence ATGAAAGCCGACCTCGCAAAGCAGTGGCGCATGCTCGACCTGCAGGCGCTCGACACGCGCCTGACGCAGCTCGCCCACAAGAAGCGCACGCTGCCGGTGCTCGCCGAGATCGAGAAGGCGACCAAGCAGCAGGACGAACTCTTCGAGGAGGTCGTGCTCGCTCGCACGGCCGCCCAGGACGTCGAGCGGGAGATCACCAAGGCCGAGGACGCCGTCCAACTCGTCCGCGACCGTGCCGCGCGCAACCAGCAGCGCCTGGACGCCGGGCAGGGTTCGCCGAAGGACCTGCAGGGCATGCAGCACGAACTGCAGACCCTCGCGCGCCGACAGGCCGAACTCGAGGACGAGGAAATCGCCGTGATGGAGCGTGCCGAGGAGCTGCGCGCCGTTCTCGCCCGGCGCGAGGCACAGAAGGCGGAGCTGGACGAGAAGATCGTCTCCCTCGCGAACGACCGCGACCAGGCGATCGCCGAGATCGACGAAGAGTCGAACAGCGTTGCAGCGCAACGTGATCAGATCGCGCCCGGACTCGGCACCGATCTGCTCGGCCTCTATGAGAAGGTGCGCGAGCAGTGCGGCGGACTCGCAGCAGCGGCGCTCACGCAGCGTCGGTGCGGCGGCTGCGGTCTTGAGCTGAACGCGACCGAGCTGGCGAAATTCAAGAACGCACCCGAGGACGAGATCCTGCGCTGCGAGGACTGCCGCCGGATCGTCGTCCGCACATCCGAGTCGGGGCTGTAA
- a CDS encoding Nif3-like dinuclear metal center hexameric protein produces the protein MTSDLTSPTLAQVISVLEEFFPSSTAASWDRVGLVTGDPEQPVQRIRFAVDPTLAVIEQARDDVIDLVVTHHPLLLRGINSVATTTAKGAAITSLVVADMALYCAHTNADVARPGVNDALAAACGLPDDCEALDDEDGQPIGRVGDLPQPLSLKAFAEHLASALPPAPVGIRVSGEAKAQVRRVAVLGGAGDDRFEAVRRSGADVYVTADLRHHPAIEAREEARGGPPYLIDAGHWATESLWLDAAADRLRERLACDGLTVDTDICTVRTDPWDFLVGSTHSTTDSTPDSGSQE, from the coding sequence ATGACTTCCGACCTGACGAGTCCGACTCTGGCGCAGGTCATCTCGGTGCTCGAGGAGTTCTTCCCGAGTTCGACCGCCGCCTCCTGGGACCGCGTCGGCCTGGTGACCGGAGACCCCGAACAACCCGTGCAGCGCATCAGGTTCGCGGTCGACCCGACGCTGGCCGTCATCGAACAAGCGCGGGACGACGTCATCGACCTGGTGGTCACCCACCACCCTCTGCTGCTGCGCGGCATCAACTCGGTCGCCACCACCACGGCCAAGGGTGCGGCGATCACCTCCCTGGTGGTCGCCGACATGGCGCTGTACTGCGCGCACACCAACGCCGACGTGGCGCGGCCCGGCGTCAACGACGCGCTGGCGGCCGCGTGCGGTCTACCGGATGACTGCGAGGCCCTCGACGACGAGGACGGCCAGCCCATCGGGCGCGTCGGCGACCTGCCGCAACCGTTGTCGCTCAAGGCTTTCGCCGAGCATCTTGCGTCCGCACTGCCGCCTGCCCCGGTCGGCATCCGGGTCAGTGGGGAAGCGAAAGCACAGGTCCGTCGGGTCGCCGTCCTGGGTGGTGCCGGCGACGACCGTTTCGAGGCCGTGCGACGCTCGGGTGCGGACGTCTACGTGACCGCCGACCTGCGTCACCACCCCGCCATCGAGGCGCGCGAAGAGGCGCGAGGCGGGCCGCCCTACCTTATCGACGCGGGCCACTGGGCCACCGAGTCGCTCTGGCTCGACGCAGCCGCCGACCGGCTGCGGGAGCGCCTGGCCTGCGACGGACTTACAGTTGACACCGACATCTGCACAGTGCGCACCGATCCGTGGGATTTCCTCGTCGGCAGCACCCACTCGACAACCGACTCGACACCGGACTCTGGGAGCCAGGAATGA
- a CDS encoding peroxiredoxin produces MTSPKQVGEQAAAFTAKDQFGQEQTLTGLTSEKALLLVFYPFAFSGICTGELCSIRDDLSRFANDKVQVVGISCDPMFTQRAWADDQGYDFPLLSDFWPHGSIAQDYGVFNEDAGMAIRGTFLIDGSATITWSQVNGPGEARDFAGYDEAVAKLS; encoded by the coding sequence ATGACTTCCCCCAAGCAGGTCGGCGAACAGGCTGCCGCGTTCACCGCCAAGGACCAGTTCGGCCAGGAGCAGACCCTCACCGGTCTGACCTCCGAAAAAGCACTGCTGCTGGTGTTCTACCCGTTCGCGTTCTCCGGCATCTGCACCGGCGAACTGTGCTCCATCCGCGATGACCTGTCGCGCTTCGCGAACGACAAGGTGCAGGTCGTCGGAATCTCCTGCGACCCGATGTTCACCCAGCGCGCCTGGGCGGACGACCAGGGTTACGACTTTCCGTTGCTGTCCGACTTCTGGCCGCACGGTTCGATCGCCCAGGACTACGGGGTGTTCAACGAGGACGCCGGCATGGCCATCCGCGGCACCTTCCTCATCGACGGCAGCGCCACGATCACCTGGTCGCAGGTCAACGGCCCGGGCGAAGCCCGCGACTTCGCCGGCTACGACGAGGCCGTCGCGAAGCTGTCCTGA
- a CDS encoding DUF3052 domain-containing protein, with amino-acid sequence MANDAGGGTWANRIGFTEGQVVLEIGWDEDVEDALRENVEDLIGSALEEDQFDGVVDAVLLWWRDGDGDLIDDCVDALAMLADKGFLVVLVPKAGHPEHVQAADIEEAAKTVGLKASSTAKAGDWIATKLVQGGHQKQR; translated from the coding sequence ATGGCTAACGACGCAGGCGGCGGCACCTGGGCGAACCGCATCGGGTTCACCGAAGGACAGGTCGTACTCGAGATCGGTTGGGACGAGGACGTCGAGGACGCCCTCCGGGAGAACGTCGAGGACCTCATCGGATCGGCCCTCGAGGAGGACCAGTTCGACGGCGTCGTCGACGCGGTACTGCTGTGGTGGCGCGACGGCGACGGTGATCTCATCGACGACTGTGTCGACGCACTCGCCATGCTGGCCGACAAGGGTTTCCTGGTCGTGTTGGTGCCGAAGGCCGGCCACCCGGAACACGTTCAGGCCGCAGACATCGAAGAGGCGGCGAAAACCGTTGGACTCAAGGCGAGTTCGACCGCGAAAGCCGGCGACTGGATCGCCACCAAACTGGTCCAGGGCGGCCACCAGAAGCAACGCTGA